In Halostagnicola larsenii XH-48, the sequence CTGAGCTGAAAGCACCAACAGGACGACCCCAAGGTATGTGTATTCGCCGTCCGAACCGACCGGCGATGGAAGGTGAGCGCGTCGTGTTTCTGTCCATCGCGTTCGCAACCCACGCTCTCGTGGGGTACGCCCTCGTTCGCGGGTTCACCGACGCGGACGCACGAATCGGGCTCGTCTTCGGCCTCGTTCCCGACGGCGATTTCCTGTTTCCCGCTACGTGGGGCTGGCCGTTCGTTCACCGCGGGCTCACCCACACACCAGTGTTCGCGCTTACGATCGTCATCGTGGTGTACGCCCTCCGGCGGGATCGGTCGATCACACTCGCCGTCGCCCTCGCCATCGGATCACATCTCGCGATCGACTCGCTGTCTTCGAAAGGGATCGATTGGGTGTTCCCGCTGGCAGAGACCGCCGGGCCCGGACTCAGCGTTCATGGGCCGGTTGCAACGATCGTGCTCTGGACCGCGTCGATCGGTCTTCTCGTGGTCCGGACGGACGTTCTCGAGCGGTCATCGGAACGCTCGGACCCCGAACCTCGATACTGAGATGCCGCCGATCACCACGGGCATCCAGTAAATCGCACCCCTGAAAATGAGAACGGCGGCGGTGATAGCCGACGCCCCTATTCCGGTGGTCGGAACGAGTAGCGTGACGAACGCCGCATCGATTCCGCCGAGCCCTCCAGGAAGCGGGGCCGCACCGGCGAGGTTCGCGAGTGGAATCACGAACAGGAGAACGGCCGGTGAGACGGCGTAGCCGATCGCTTCGAACGCCACAAGCAGCGCGGCCACCTGAAAAAGCCAGCCGACCAGTGAGAGTCCAACAGCGGAACTGAGACGCCATCGATCAGTTCCCACACGCTCGATATTCGCGAAGAATCGACCCAGTCGTTCTTTGAGGTCTTTCTCGAGGGCGTCTGCGTCGAAACGGTCGAGGCGACCGAGTCGTGGTGCGACGAGGCCCGGAAGTCGATCGACAAGTACGTGTCTCCATCGCCACAGGAGAACGATAACGGCCACGATGCCACCGATCAGCACGACCGCGGAGGCGACGGTATTCTCGAGTTGCTGATTGATGGCGGTCGTGGTCGCATAGTAGCCGATGCCCGCGAGGATGAGCGAGATCGACGGAACGACGTTGAGTACGTCGACGGTCGCGATGCCGGCGAGACCGGTCTCGTAGCGCGCATCCGACGCCTCGGAGATCAGCAACGCTGCAATGGGTTCGCCGCCGGCCTGCCCGAACGGCGTAACGTTGTTCGAGAAGACGGCACCGGTGTAGACCAAAAACGCCGTACTGACCGAGACGTGGACGTCGAGCGAGGCGAGCACCGTCCGAAGCATCAATCCCCAAGCCGCAAGCCAGCAGAGTGCGAGCGCGAACGTCGCGACGACCAACAATGGATCCGCCGAGAGCAGCGAGTCGATGATGTTGCGCGCTCCGACGGCAAAGAACAGGACGGCAAAGACCGCAATCGTCCCGATCCCGCCGATAAGGAGTGCACGCCTATTTCGCTCGTCCATGCCTGGTATCGATCCTTAGTGAACTTGAAACGTCTGGTTGGCGTCTGCGGGCAGTTTGCCATCGGTGATCTCGTCTCCAATCGATTTATTTAGATAGGCCCAATCGTCTCCGATAATGGAGAATACGTCTGGATCGAACGTCCTCTTCGTCGTGTTGGATACCGTTCGGAAGGACCACCTCGGCCCGTACGGGTACGAACGGGAGACGACGCCGGAGCTCTCGAGGTTCGCACAGGAGGCGACCGTTTTCGACTCGGCCGTTGCACCCGCGCCGTGGACGCTTCCGGTTCACGCCTCGCTGTTTACCGGGCGCTATCCGAGCCAGCACGGGGCCGACCAGGGGAGCCCGTACCTCGACGAGACGCCGACGCTCGCGTCGATCCTGTCGGCGACCGGCTACGACACGGCATGTTACTCCTCGAACGCCTGGATAACGCCGTACACCGGCCTCACCGACGGGTTCGAACACCAGGACTCGTTCTTCGAGGTGCTTCCCGGAGACGTCCTCTCGGGTCCGTTAGCCAGCGCGTGGCAGTCCGTCAACGACAACGAGTACCTCCGCGAGTTGGCGTCGAAACTCGTCCACCTCGGCGCGATGGCCCACGCCAAACTCGCGAGCGGCGAAGGATCCGACTCGAAGACCCCGACGGTCATCGACCGGACGAAATCGTTCATCGACGAGAGCGACAGCGATCAGGGCTGGTTCGCGTTCGTCAACCTGATGGACGCACACCTGCCGTACTACCCGCCCGAGCAGTACCGCAAGGAGTTCGCCCCGGGCGTCGACCCCAGCGAGGTTTGTCAGAACTCCAAAGAGTACAATTCGGGCGCTCGCGACATCGACGACGAGGAGTGGGAAGACATTCGATCGCTGTACGACGCCGAGATCGCGCACATGGACGCCGAACTCGGCCGACTGTTCGCCTGGCTTCGCGAAACCGGCCAGTGGGAGGAGACGACCGTCGTCGTCGCTGCCGACCACGGCGAACTCCACGGCGAACACGACCTCTACGGACACGAGTTCGCCCTCTACGACGAACTCATCAACGTGCCGCTCATGGTCAAACACCCCGACCTCGAGGCCGACCGGAACGGGTACCTCGTCGAATTACTCGACTGTTATCACACAGTCCTCGACGCGCTAGACGTCGACCCGACCGCGGTCGAGGCCGACATCGACGGCGATGTTCGCGATTTCGACTCGACACGATCGCTACTCTCGAGCGAGTACCGGGCGTTCGACGCTTCCGGGGAGACGGACATTGGCCAGGAGGCCGTCCTCGAAAGCGATGACGACTACGCGTTCGTCGAGTACGCCCAGCCGGTGATCGAACTCCACCACCTCGAAGAGAAAGCGAGCGACGGCGGCATTGAGTTACCCGACGATCACCGCGCGTACTCACGGTTGCGGTCGGCCCGAAGCACCGACGCGAAGTACGTTCGCGCCGACCGGATTCCAGACGAAGGGTACCGACTCGACGACGATCCAGACGAAGAAACGTCGATCGATCCGAACGAAGACAACGTAGTCGCTGAGGCCGAACGGGCACTCTCACGCTTCGAGAAAGCTGCAGGCGGCGCGTGGGACGACCCATCCGACGCGGATCCCGAGGACGGCGACGGGTTAGCCGAGGCAGACGAAGAAACCCGAGACCGGCTCCGCGAACTCGGTTATCTCGAGTAACCGAGTTACGAGCGCATCCGTTTCCGGCCCATTACCGGTGAGATAGACCAAATCTCTCTTTTTCATTGACAATTCATAGACCAATAAGATTACGTATGCTGGCTCGCAACTGCCTCGCAAGCGATGGAGGATCAACAGTTCCTCGAGTCTGAATGGGATTATTGCGTCGTGTTGGATGCATGCCGATACGACGTGTTCAGTGAGGTGTACGAAGAGTATCTCGAGGGGACGCTAGAAAAACGCTGGAGTACCGGTTCGTCGACGCCGGAGTGGGCGTATCGGACGTTCGACAGTAAACACGACATCGCATATTTTTCGGGAAATCCGTTTATCAACGATCTGGGGATCCCACTGAACGAACTCAAGTGGGGAGCGAGTTGTGAGTACGAGTGGTCGGCGACGGATCACATTACCAACGTCTTCGACGTCTGGAAGACTGGGTGGGACGACGACCTCGGAACGGTTCCGCCCGAAAGTCTCGAAGAGGCGTTCCGAACCAACTCGGCGGCCGTTGAAGCGGCTGATCGGACGGTCCTGCACTATATGCAGCCCCACGCGCCGTATCTCTCTCGGGGCAAAGGACAGAAACTCAAACAGATCCAAAAGGGCATTCGACGACAGGAAGAAGCCGAGAACTCGGATGAAGAAGAAGAATCGGGAGCGCTCTCGTCGCTCGGTGACACCATCCGGCCCAAAGTCGAGAGTCGACTCGAGGATAGCGAGCTCGCACAGAAAGCGGGCCTCTGGCTGGAACTCGACCCCACGGAACTGGTGCGAAACGGTACTCGAGAGGCCGCGCTGGAGCTGTACGAGGAGAACCTCCGAATCGCCCTCGAGGCCGTCGCCGACCTCATCTCGGAACTCGATGGAACGGTCGTCGTTACCGCAGACCACGGCGAAGCGTTCGGCGAGCAGGGGGTCTGGGAACATCACATCGAAACGCACATTCCACCGCTGATGGAGGTACCGTGGCTCGAAGTCGAGTAACAATCAGTTGCGCTCGAGTGCCCGAAACAGCGAACGATTCGGCCCGGTCGTGTCGGTGGGGTCGGGGAGGATCACTATGACCGGAATGAAAATCAGCCACTATTTCGAATTCGAGGATCACGTCACCGGCGGCATCCGCGAGTCGGTCGCCCACCAGCGGAAGATACTGGATCGGTTGGATCTGCGGTACTCGACCGATCCGACCCTCAACGGCGACGCCTTCCACTGCAACCTGATGGGGCCTCGCTCGGTCTGGTATGCGAAACGCGCTCGAGCGCGTGACATCCCCGTCGTCGCACATACCCACGTCACTGCCGAGGACTTCGGTGACAGTTTTCGGTTTACCAATGCACTGGCCAAACCCCTGAAACCGTATCTCGAGTGGGCTTACGGATTGGCCGATGCGCTGGTCTGTCCCTCCGAGTACAATCGGGGCGTGATCGAGGAGTACACTGATACGCCGACGCGAGTGATTTCGAACGGCGTCGACCGACAGAAACTCGAGGGGTTCGAATCCCTCAGATCGGAGTATCTCGAGCGGTACGACCTCGAACCGCCCGTCGTCTTTCTCGTCGGCCACGTCATCAAACGGAAAGGCCTCGAGACGTTCGTCGAGTTGGCTCGCCGAATGCCGGAGCTGGACTTCGCGTGGTTCGGACCGTTGGACCTCTCGTTGAAGGGCCGAGAGACGACACGGCTAATCGAGGGATCGCCAGACAACTGCACGTTCACCGACTACATCGACGACATTCGCGGGGCATATGCAGCCGGTGACATCTTCTGTTTCCCGACCCACGAAGAAAACGAGGGGATTGCGCTGCTCGAGGCGATGACTGCCGGTAAACCGGTTCTTGTCCGCGATATCGAGACCTTCTCGTGGCTCGAGGACGGAACGGACTGTCTGAAGGTATCGCAGTCGGCCGGCGGATCCGGCGTGGCGGCGTTCGTCGACGCCCTCGAACGGCTCAAGGACCCGGAACGCAGAGAACTGCTCGGATCGAACGCCGCCGACAGAAGCGAGGCGTTCTCGCTCGAGTCGGTCGCGAATCAGTACCAGTCGCTGTACGAGGGGGTGGTCTGAATGAAGATTGGATTCTTTACGGACAGCTATTTCCCCGAGATAGATGGCGTAACGTACACGATACAACTCTGGCGCGAGAAACTCGAGGAGATGGGACACGAGGTCTACGTCGTCTATCCGGATGGCGACTACGACCCCGGCGACCGCGAGGTTCCGGTTCGATCGCTGCCGAACCCCTTCTATGCTGGCTATCGGATCCCCCTGTTCAGGCGGCCGTCGACGCTACCTGATCTCGACATCGTCCACTGTCACGGTCCCGCACCAGTTGGCATGCTAGGGCGATACTACGCGCGTAAACACGAGATTCCGACGATCTACACTCATCACACACCGCTCGAGGAGTACTTCCACCAGAACGTGAGATTCGAGTCTGTTGCACAGGCACTCTCGAAGTGTTACGTTCCGCTGGAGAACTCCTTCCTCGAGAGCTTCGAAATCGTAACCGCCTCGACGGCGAGGATCGAACGCACCGTCAATCACGTCCAGCTTCCGGTGGGGATCGACATGGAGTTCTTCCAGCCAACGGACGAAGTCTGGTATTCATCCGTCGACAAACCCGTAATCGGGTACAGCGGGCGACTCAGCATGGAGAAAAACGTCGACGACATTCTTCGAGTCGCCGGGAAGCTCCCCGAATACGAGTTCGTCATCGTCGGGGAAGGGCCCTACCGCTCCCGTCTCGAGGCGAACGCACCGGACAACGTCGAACTTCGAGATTTCCTCCCTCGCGAAGAGTTGCCGACGTTTTACTCCTCACTCGATGCGTTCGTAACGGCCTCGACGGCAGACACCCTGGGGCTCTCGACGCTCGAGGCCAATGCCTGTGGCACGCCGGTCATCGCCGCCGACGTTCCGCCGTTCGATCAGACGATCGGTCCCGACAACGGCAGCCGCTTCGAGTACGGGAACATCGCGGAGATGGCCGATACTATCGAGAGCTGTCTCGAGACGGACCGAGAAACCAGAACGGCAGTCGAACGCTACGACGTTCGTCGCACGCTAGAGCACCTCGACCATCTGTATCGGAGCATGCAAACCTCGGCAGACGAAACGCCGACAGCGGCCGACGAACGGTGGGGGTTCTCGGAAGACTCGCCGGGATCGCTCGACTGACCGCCGAGCGGCCGACTAACGGGAGGGATCGAGCATCGCTTTTCGATCGACGTTCTTACTCTATTGAGCGGGTTCTATTGCAATCCTCAACAAGTACCAGGACTGGTGAATTCAATCGGCGGGTGTAGAAATAGACTTATCACCAGGTATCATGAAGTACGGGCATATGTCCGCAGATAACGGTTCGAAGAGGAATGCGGGTGGGGGAATTGCAGTTGGGCTCGGACTCGGAGTCGCCATCGGTGTCGCGATGGATGAGTTGGCGATGGGGATTGCCCTCGGTCTCGTATTCGGCATCGCTTTCGATTCGGTCTGGTCTCAGAGAGGAGAGTGACATCCTCTCCACCGTTTACAGCGGAATGTTCTCCTCACGGAAATTAGCGTCCACCGGTTGGATTTCAACAGAGCCACATGATGCTCCCGTGTAACCGGGTTGTAACGGCGAGTGGAATCGTTCTCGAACGGTATCAATTGAGCGTGAGGACCGGTATCGAGGTAGTCCGAAGGACTCGTTCCGTGATGCTCCCGAGGAGGTGCTGATCGATACCCCGCCGACCGTGCGTGCCCATCACGATGAGATCCGCACCCTCAGCGTTCGCGTAGTCGCTGATCTCTCGAGCGACCGATCCCGACTCGACGGCGGTCACGACGTCCTCGACGCCCTCCGTTCGTGCCGTCGCTGCGGCTTCCTCCAGCAACTCCTCAGCCGCCGCCTGCCGCTCGGCGTCGTCGCCAACGCCGAGTGTCGACTCCTCGAGAACGGTCAGCAGCGAAAGCGTCGCGTTCGTCTGCGTGGCTATCGCCGCCGCGCGTTGTAGCGCCGTCTTCGCGTGATCGCTGCCGTCGGTTGGAACGAGGATTGTTTCGTAGGGGTAGGTCGTTTCCACGTCGTCGGTCCCGCAGACCGTCAAGACGGGCATCGGTGCCGTGTTAGCCACGTGCGCCGCAACGCTTCCGAGGACGTACCGCTCGAGACCATCCCGACCGTGAGTTCCCATCACGATGAGATCGGCGTCGATGCGCGGGGCATACTGGACGATCACCTCGCGGGGATTGCCCTGAATGAGTTTCGACGTGACGGTGACGTCGTACGCCGCTGCCCGGTCGCGGGCGTCCGCGAGAACTTCTTCGCCCGTTTCCTCGAGAACGTCGACGACTTCGGTCCCGAGTCGCGTCTGGCTCGGTTCGTTCGTGTCCGCGACGTACAGAAGCGAGACGGTGCTACCCCGATCGGCAGCGATCTCGAGGGCGTGATCGAGTGCGGCAGACGAGGGGTCGCTCTCGTCGACGGGAACGAGAATCTGATCGTACATAGCTACTGTCGCATACGTTCCGGATATACTTACAAGTATTTCTGGATATTCGCCAGACACACACCTGCGTCGCTTCCCACCGCACCGACCGATCAACGCAACTGTCCTCGCTCGGTGGCGTCTCGATTTCGGTGGTGTCGATCCGATTCGTTCGTATTCCGATATCCCTATATAAACGACGGCGAAACCGCCACGTATGCAGAATGCTCGCGTACTCGTGACGGGTGCAACGGGGTTCATCGGGTCGAACCTCACGAATACGCTCGCCGAGGACAACGAGGTCATCGCGATCGACAACAGCTACCTCGGCACACCCGATAACCTCGATGCGGGGGTCACCTACGTCGAGGCCGACGTCCGCGACGAGGACCTCCCGACGGACGTCGACGTCGTCTTTCACCTCGCGGCGCTCTCGAGTCGACAAATGCTCGAGGACAATCCTCGAGAGGGAGCCGAGGTCAACATCGATGGCTTCGTCAACGTCGTCGAGCAGGCGATGGCAGACGGCTGTCGGACGGTCGTCTACGCCTCGACGTCGTCGATTTACGGGAGCCGACAGTCGCCGACGCCCGAGGACACCGAAATCGAGGCGTCGACGGGCTACGACGCGTCGATGCTCGGACGGGAACGGTACGCCGAGTACTACAACAACTTCTACGACGAACTCACGCTCGCGGGAATGCGGTTTTTCTCCGTCTATCAGGGCTACGGCGGAGCCGAAGCACATAAAGGAACGTACGCGAATACGGTCTCGCAGTTCACCGACGACATCGCGAACGGTGATTCACCCGTGTTGTGGGGCGATGGCACGCAGACGCGAGACTTTACGCACATCGACGACATCGTTCACGGCCTCGAGACGGCCGCCGACCACGAACTCGCGGGAGCGTACAACCTCGGGACCGGCGAGCCCTACTCGTTCAACGAGACAGTGGAACTGATCAACGAAAACCTCGGGACGGATATCGAGCCGGTCTACGAGCCGGTTCCGCTCGAGAACTACATCTACCACACCTGCGCCGACATCTCCAAGATTCAGGCGGAAACCGACTGGGAGCCCCGGATCGGCTTCGAGGAAGGTGTCGAACGCGTCTGTGAATCGTACCTTTCTGCGGACCAGCAACTACCGAACACGAACTGATCACGCGATCGGAATCGATCCAGTGCCGTCTCGTCCTCGAGCGGACGACACGCCGATGGCCTCCGTTCGATACTCTCGCCGGAGCGATGCAAATCAAAGTTGCTATGGTCCCCACACCACGAAGGGGGATATAGAATGGTACACGTCAGCGTCATCGGGTGCGGGAACATGGGTTCGGCCCTCATACGGGGCCTCGCCAGAACCGGGACTCACACGGTCACAGCCTGTGACGTCGACCCGCAGGCTCTCGATTCGGTTACGGAATTTTGTTCGAACACGACGACGGACCTCGAGACGGCTGCCGAGGCGGAGATCGTCTTCGTCGTCGTCAAGCCGGATATCACCGGAACGGTCGTCGAGGATCTCGATCTCTCTGCGGAGCAGACGCTCGTCTCTATCGCCGCCGGCGTCTCGACGGACGTGCTCGAGGCGCGGACGGACGCGGCGGTCGTTCGGCTGATGCCGAACCTCGCTGCGGAGTCGGGGACCATGGCGGGTGCGATTTCCGGCACGGAAATCGGTGAGGATGTCACGTCCGTGCTCGAGGACGTCGGCATCGTCGTCGAGATTCACGAAGAGCAGATGGACGTCGCAACCGCGGTCAACGGCAGCGGACCCGCGTTCGTGTTTTACCTGCTAAATGCCGTCAAGCAAGCCGGGATTTCCAGCGGACTCGACCCCGAAAAGGCGGAAATCCTGGCGGCACAGACGTTCAAGGGGGCCGCGGAGACGGTGCTTCGCGACGAGCGAACCACGGACGAACTCATCGATGCGGTCTGCTCGCCGAAGGGAACGACGATCGAAGGGATGAACGTTCTCCGGAACAGCAGCGTCGAAGAGACGGTCGCAGAGGCGGTGGCCGCGGCCGAAGAACGATCTAGCGAACTCGCAGCAGAGGTTGCCAATGAGTGATACGATCGAAATGAACGACGTCGACACCGCACGACGACTCGCAGCCAACGCAGATCGGGCCGTCGTGAAGGCGGGAACGAACTCGCTGACCGACGAACAGTCGAACCTCGACGACGACAAACTCGACAAACTCGTCGACGACGTTCAGGACCTACGCTCGAGCGGGACGGACGTGTTGCTCGTCTCCTCGGGTGCCGTCGGTGCCGGAAAGGGACGAGTCGGCTACGAAAGCGAGACCGTCGAGCAATCACAGGCACTGTCGACCGTCGGTCAATCCCACCTGATGCATCGGTACACGGAAAGCTTCGACCGCTACGATCAGAAAGTCGCCCAGATACTCATCACCCAGAGCGACCTCGATAATCCGGACCGGTTCACTAACTTCACGAACACCGTCGAAACGCTCCTCGAGTGGGGTATCGTTCCGATCATCAACGAAAACGACGCCGTCACGACCGAAGAGATACGAATCGGCGACAACGACATGCTCTCGTCGTCGATCGCGATCGGTTCCGAGGCCGACCTGCTGGTGACGCTGACCGACGTCGGCGGCGTCTACAGGGAGAATCCGAAGGACAATCCCGGCGCAGAACGGATCGAGGCGGTCGGGCACAACTACGGGGAGGTACAGGACCTGATCGAAAGCAGTTCCACCGCGTCTTTCGGCGGGATACAGACGAAGGTAGCGGGCGCACGGTCAGTGAGCGAACACGGAATCCCCGCCGTCATCGCCAGATCGACCGAGAAGGGTGTCCTCGAGAAAATCGATGCCGGCAAGCCAGTGGGAACCATATTCATCCCAACGAACGGTGAGACCGATGACTGAGAAATCCCCCGAAACGAAGGTCGCGGAGGCACAGACGGCCGCGCTCGAGCTGGCCAAACGGTCCGGCGAGGAACGTTCCGAAGCAATCATCTCGATCGCCGAGGCGATCGACGACCGACACGACGAGATACTCGATGCTAACGAGACGGACGTTCGCGAGGCCGAGGCGCTCCTCGAGGACGGCGAGTACACGCAGGCGCTGGTCGACCGGCTGAAACTCTCGTCGTCGAAACTCGAGGACATTGCGGAGATGGTCCGAAGCGTCGCCGACCAGGACGATCCGCTCGGGGCGACCCAGACCGCCAGACGCCTCGACGAGGATCTCGAACTGTACAAACGCACCGTGCCCATCGGGGTCATCGGAACGATCTTCGAATCGAGACCCGACGCGCTCGTCCAGATCGCCGCGCTCAGTCTCAAGTCGGGGAACGCGGTGATTCTCAAAGGCGGGAGCGAAGCGAGCGAATCGAATCGGATCCTCTTCGAGATCATTCGAGAGGCGACAACCGACATGCCCGACGGCTGGGCACAACTCGTCGAGGCGCGCGCAGACGTCGACGCCCTGCTCGAGATGGACGACTCGATCGACCTGCTGATGCCCCGCGGGAGTTCACAGTTCGTCAGTTACATCCAGAACAACACGAGCATTCCCGTGCTCGGCCACACGGAAGGCATCTGTCACGTCTACGTCGACGAGCACGCTGACCAGTCGATGGCGGTGGACATCGCCTACGACGCCAAGGTGCAGTACCCGGCAGTGTGTAACGCAGTCGAGACGCTGTTGGTCCACGAAGCCGTTGCCGAGGAATTCCTCCCCGAGATGGCCGAGCGATACACCGAAGCCGGCGTCGAGTTGCGCGGCGACGAACGGTCCCGCGAGATCGTCGATATGGAGCCTGCAACCGCCGAAGATTGGGCGACCGAATACGGCGACCTGATCCTCTCGATCAACGTCGTCGACTCGCTCGAGTCTGCGATAGAGCACATCACGACCTACGGCTCGAAACACACGGAATCGATCGTCACCGACGATTCTGATCGCGCGAGCGAGTTCATGCGGAGTCTCGACTCGGCGAGCGTGTTCCACAACGCCTCTACCCGCTTCGCCGACGGCTACCGGTTCGGACTCGGGGCCGAAGTCGGCATCAGCACCGGAAAGATCCACGCCAGAGGGCCGGTCGGCCTCGAGGGACTGACCACCTACCAGTACTACCTCGAGGGCGACGGCCACCGCGTCGCGACCTACGCCGGGGAGGACGCCAAGCCGTTCGTCCACGAAGAGATAGACGACAGCTAATCTGCAAGCGAAAAGATGCGATCCGAATTTTGACAGACCAGTTCAGTCGTCGGCAACAGCGTACGACCTACCTGCGTCGATTTCGAACTTGCCGTCATCGGACGCTTCTCCGCCTATACAACTCTCGGTTCCAGACTCGAGGGCCGTCACTTCGACCACGAGGTCGCCCCCGTCGACCGAGACGGCGACGGCGTCGAAGCGTCGTCGGTACTCGGTGGCGTGTTTGCTCGAGGTGTTGATTCGAATCCGGTCCTCGAGGAGCCCGACCTCGGCCAATTCCTCGACTTTCCGATACGTCGTCGAACTCGGGATCGCACAGCGCTCGGACAGTTCAGTCGCAGTCAGGGGTTCATCGTGCGTTGCCTCGAGGATGGTCCGACAGTCGGCATCGTTGAGCGCCCCCAGCACCGCCTGGGCATCAGCGGCGTCTTCGATTACGGTGTGTTCTTGTGTCGCCTGTGAGAGAGTAGTGCTCATTGTCTTACCTACTAGTATCGGCGCTATCGCCACCAATTGAATACCCATAAATACAGGGTATTTTATATAGGGGTGAGTATCCGGGAGGTGGCGTCGAACCCGAACACGGTCGACGGAGGGTTTAGGGGGGTGGAACCCACAACGGAAGGTAATGGCCTCGGGGATCCGCGCGGAGGTGAAACTCACCGATCCGGACGGCTGCATTGTAACACAGGCCGCCACGGAGGCAAGCGGAACCGTCCAATCGGTCTCCAAGAGCACGAGTCCGGAACAGCCCGAGCGCGTCTCCGAGGAGTTCATGCTGCAGGCGGCGGAGTATCCCGACGAGTTCGAAACTGACACCGAACTATCGCCGGTCTTTTCGTACGGCTCGAGCGAAGTCTACCGATTCGATCGGGAACTCGGTT encodes:
- a CDS encoding metal-dependent hydrolase, which produces MEGERVVFLSIAFATHALVGYALVRGFTDADARIGLVFGLVPDGDFLFPATWGWPFVHRGLTHTPVFALTIVIVVYALRRDRSITLAVALAIGSHLAIDSLSSKGIDWVFPLAETAGPGLSVHGPVATIVLWTASIGLLVVRTDVLERSSERSDPEPRY
- a CDS encoding lysylphosphatidylglycerol synthase transmembrane domain-containing protein; this encodes MDERNRRALLIGGIGTIAVFAVLFFAVGARNIIDSLLSADPLLVVATFALALCWLAAWGLMLRTVLASLDVHVSVSTAFLVYTGAVFSNNVTPFGQAGGEPIAALLISEASDARYETGLAGIATVDVLNVVPSISLILAGIGYYATTTAINQQLENTVASAVVLIGGIVAVIVLLWRWRHVLVDRLPGLVAPRLGRLDRFDADALEKDLKERLGRFFANIERVGTDRWRLSSAVGLSLVGWLFQVAALLVAFEAIGYAVSPAVLLFVIPLANLAGAAPLPGGLGGIDAAFVTLLVPTTGIGASAITAAVLIFRGAIYWMPVVIGGISVSRFGVRAFR
- a CDS encoding sulfatase yields the protein MENTSGSNVLFVVLDTVRKDHLGPYGYERETTPELSRFAQEATVFDSAVAPAPWTLPVHASLFTGRYPSQHGADQGSPYLDETPTLASILSATGYDTACYSSNAWITPYTGLTDGFEHQDSFFEVLPGDVLSGPLASAWQSVNDNEYLRELASKLVHLGAMAHAKLASGEGSDSKTPTVIDRTKSFIDESDSDQGWFAFVNLMDAHLPYYPPEQYRKEFAPGVDPSEVCQNSKEYNSGARDIDDEEWEDIRSLYDAEIAHMDAELGRLFAWLRETGQWEETTVVVAADHGELHGEHDLYGHEFALYDELINVPLMVKHPDLEADRNGYLVELLDCYHTVLDALDVDPTAVEADIDGDVRDFDSTRSLLSSEYRAFDASGETDIGQEAVLESDDDYAFVEYAQPVIELHHLEEKASDGGIELPDDHRAYSRLRSARSTDAKYVRADRIPDEGYRLDDDPDEETSIDPNEDNVVAEAERALSRFEKAAGGAWDDPSDADPEDGDGLAEADEETRDRLRELGYLE
- a CDS encoding glycosyltransferase family 4 protein, which codes for MKISHYFEFEDHVTGGIRESVAHQRKILDRLDLRYSTDPTLNGDAFHCNLMGPRSVWYAKRARARDIPVVAHTHVTAEDFGDSFRFTNALAKPLKPYLEWAYGLADALVCPSEYNRGVIEEYTDTPTRVISNGVDRQKLEGFESLRSEYLERYDLEPPVVFLVGHVIKRKGLETFVELARRMPELDFAWFGPLDLSLKGRETTRLIEGSPDNCTFTDYIDDIRGAYAAGDIFCFPTHEENEGIALLEAMTAGKPVLVRDIETFSWLEDGTDCLKVSQSAGGSGVAAFVDALERLKDPERRELLGSNAADRSEAFSLESVANQYQSLYEGVV
- a CDS encoding glycosyltransferase gives rise to the protein MKIGFFTDSYFPEIDGVTYTIQLWREKLEEMGHEVYVVYPDGDYDPGDREVPVRSLPNPFYAGYRIPLFRRPSTLPDLDIVHCHGPAPVGMLGRYYARKHEIPTIYTHHTPLEEYFHQNVRFESVAQALSKCYVPLENSFLESFEIVTASTARIERTVNHVQLPVGIDMEFFQPTDEVWYSSVDKPVIGYSGRLSMEKNVDDILRVAGKLPEYEFVIVGEGPYRSRLEANAPDNVELRDFLPREELPTFYSSLDAFVTASTADTLGLSTLEANACGTPVIAADVPPFDQTIGPDNGSRFEYGNIAEMADTIESCLETDRETRTAVERYDVRRTLEHLDHLYRSMQTSADETPTAADERWGFSEDSPGSLD
- a CDS encoding universal stress protein, giving the protein MYDQILVPVDESDPSSAALDHALEIAADRGSTVSLLYVADTNEPSQTRLGTEVVDVLEETGEEVLADARDRAAAYDVTVTSKLIQGNPREVIVQYAPRIDADLIVMGTHGRDGLERYVLGSVAAHVANTAPMPVLTVCGTDDVETTYPYETILVPTDGSDHAKTALQRAAAIATQTNATLSLLTVLEESTLGVGDDAERQAAAEELLEEAAATARTEGVEDVVTAVESGSVAREISDYANAEGADLIVMGTHGRRGIDQHLLGSITERVLRTTSIPVLTLN
- a CDS encoding NAD-dependent epimerase/dehydratase family protein, with amino-acid sequence MQNARVLVTGATGFIGSNLTNTLAEDNEVIAIDNSYLGTPDNLDAGVTYVEADVRDEDLPTDVDVVFHLAALSSRQMLEDNPREGAEVNIDGFVNVVEQAMADGCRTVVYASTSSIYGSRQSPTPEDTEIEASTGYDASMLGRERYAEYYNNFYDELTLAGMRFFSVYQGYGGAEAHKGTYANTVSQFTDDIANGDSPVLWGDGTQTRDFTHIDDIVHGLETAADHELAGAYNLGTGEPYSFNETVELINENLGTDIEPVYEPVPLENYIYHTCADISKIQAETDWEPRIGFEEGVERVCESYLSADQQLPNTN
- the proC gene encoding pyrroline-5-carboxylate reductase, coding for MVHVSVIGCGNMGSALIRGLARTGTHTVTACDVDPQALDSVTEFCSNTTTDLETAAEAEIVFVVVKPDITGTVVEDLDLSAEQTLVSIAAGVSTDVLEARTDAAVVRLMPNLAAESGTMAGAISGTEIGEDVTSVLEDVGIVVEIHEEQMDVATAVNGSGPAFVFYLLNAVKQAGISSGLDPEKAEILAAQTFKGAAETVLRDERTTDELIDAVCSPKGTTIEGMNVLRNSSVEETVAEAVAAAEERSSELAAEVANE